In a genomic window of Parambassis ranga chromosome 24, fParRan2.1, whole genome shotgun sequence:
- the xrcc3 gene encoding DNA repair protein XRCC3 — protein sequence MDWDQLQLGPRITAAVRRAELKSFRDVLCATGLDLQRLTGLSHSDIQQLLIAAAATFRRRPPVTALQLQRGECRSLESGLRLSVGCPVLDQLLRGGLHVGGITELAGESGAGKTQLALQLCLSVQYPAQHGGLSSGALYICTEDSFPIKRLQQLISGQSSLRSDVPPTLTSSLQFSDHVYIEHAADLDSLHLCLSRRAPLLLAQGLVRLLVVDSVAALFRSEFQADDWLERNKQLLTFSSRLHHLSWEFTTPVLCINQVTDVFNQSDNSLVPSSSSVSPALGLAWANQVMVRLLMRRLQATIYRSNESSTLRRLEVVFAPHLARDGQAAAVWREGVRGVLNSD from the exons ATGGACTGGGATCAACTGCAGCTCGGCCCGAGGATCACCGCCGCCGTGAGGAGAG CTGAACTGAAGTCCTTCAGGGACGTCTTGTGTGCTACTGGTCTGGACCTGCAGAGACTCACTGGTTTGTCCCATTCTGACATCCAACAGCTGCTCATCGCTGCCGCCGCCACTTTCAGGAGGCGCCCTCCAGTCACAG CCCTCCAGCTGCAGAGGGGGGAGTGTCGTAGTCTCGAGTCCGGCCTGAGACTCAGCGTGGGTTGTCCTGTGCTGGACCAGCTGCTGAGGGGCGGTCTGCATGTGGGGGGCATCACTGAGCTGGCAGGAGAGAGCGGAGCAGGCAAGACCCAGCTGGCCCTgcagctgtgtctgtctgtgcagtacCCAGCACAGCATGGGGGCCTAAGTTCAG GAGCGCTGTATATCTGCACTGAGGACTCATTCCCCATCAAgcgcctgcagcagctgattagTGGACAGTCCTCTCTGCGCTCTGATGTCCCGCCCACTCTGACCAGCAGCCTCCAGTTTAGTGACCATGTTTACATCGAACATGCTGCGGACCTG GATTCCCTCCACCTCTGTCTGTCCCGTCGTGCCCCCCTGCTGCTGGCTCAGGGTTTGGTGCGCCTCCTGGTGGTGGACTCGGTGGCGGCTTTGTTCAGGTCTGAGTTCCAGGCTGATGATTGGCTGGAGAGGAACAAACAACTGCTAACCTTCTCTTCCAGACTGCACCACCTGAGCTGGGAGTTTACCACACCTGTGCTCTGCATCAACCAG GTCACAGATGttttcaaccaatcagacaACAGTTTGGT TCCCTCTTCCTCTAGCGTGTCTCCAGCTCTGGGCTTGGCCTGGGCCAATCAGGTAATGGTTCGGCTGCTGATGCGCCGCCTCCAGGCGACCATTTACCGCAGTAATGAGAGCAGCACACTTCGCAGGTTGGAAGTGGTTTTTGCACCTCACCTTGCCCGGGACGGGCAAGCTGCTGCCGTCTGGAGGGAGGGTGTGCGAGGAGTCCTGAACTCAGACTAA